The following proteins are encoded in a genomic region of Candidatus Nitrospira nitrificans:
- a CDS encoding S8 family peptidase has protein sequence MGKTISGSYWKSMAVLLTTLFVNDFSPRLTVPAFSQSHGLVQGADAVVRKATSAGMVRVIARLSKPAAPEGQPLEREGLASARRNLEQAMESVGAVNSEPIEGLPYVVLEVDRRQLDSLLRSGMIEAIQEDRIDHTFLAQSVPLINVPNAWNVGARGAGQTVAILDTGVDSNHTFLAGRVVSEACFSSNSATQGASTVCPNGQTNQTGARAGAACVGIAGCDHGTHIAGIAAGRGNNFSGVAPDANIIAIQVFSRLVDTPGGAQNCRRMGRASPCVGSFISDQIRGLQEVLNLSNQFGIIAANMSIGGDRFESACDTDSRKAVIDRLRDHGIVTVISSGNDGFTNAVGAPGCISTAVTVGSTTKRDIVSDFSNSAPTVDLLAPGSSINSSVPGNNFAIFSGTSMAAPHVAGAFAVLASRAPGATIDQIQNALISTGVDVTDTRNNLSRPRINVGNALEALAPPSNWQVASSDGTKFTHAGEWIKGWATGEYWRPFVADVNGGGKADLVVWFPGR, from the coding sequence ATGGGTAAAACAATTTCCGGCTCATATTGGAAAAGTATGGCTGTTTTACTAACGACGCTGTTTGTAAATGACTTCAGTCCTCGCTTGACTGTACCAGCGTTTTCACAATCTCATGGTTTAGTGCAGGGTGCAGATGCAGTAGTTCGCAAAGCAACTTCAGCAGGAATGGTTCGGGTCATTGCTCGTCTATCAAAGCCGGCGGCGCCAGAGGGACAGCCTCTCGAGAGAGAGGGATTAGCATCAGCGCGCCGCAATCTAGAACAGGCTATGGAGTCTGTTGGTGCGGTCAACAGCGAGCCAATAGAAGGGTTGCCGTATGTAGTTCTCGAAGTGGACAGAAGACAGCTAGATTCGTTACTAAGAAGCGGGATGATCGAAGCCATACAAGAAGATCGCATTGACCATACATTTCTTGCTCAGAGCGTTCCATTAATAAATGTGCCGAATGCCTGGAATGTTGGAGCTAGAGGTGCTGGGCAAACCGTTGCAATTCTCGATACAGGAGTTGATTCCAATCATACGTTCTTGGCCGGACGGGTTGTGAGCGAGGCTTGTTTTTCGTCCAATTCAGCAACGCAGGGTGCTTCTACGGTCTGCCCAAACGGGCAGACCAACCAAACTGGTGCGAGAGCGGGGGCAGCATGTGTCGGTATTGCAGGATGCGATCATGGAACTCATATAGCCGGGATTGCGGCGGGGCGTGGGAATAATTTCTCCGGTGTCGCGCCCGATGCCAATATAATCGCGATTCAAGTGTTCTCTAGACTTGTTGATACACCTGGTGGCGCCCAGAATTGTCGCAGAATGGGCAGAGCCTCACCGTGTGTTGGGTCGTTCATATCTGATCAGATCCGAGGGCTACAGGAGGTTCTGAACCTATCAAACCAGTTCGGAATCATCGCTGCCAATATGAGCATTGGCGGGGACCGGTTTGAGAGTGCTTGCGATACCGACTCTCGTAAAGCGGTCATTGATCGATTGCGTGACCACGGCATTGTTACAGTAATCTCATCCGGAAACGATGGGTTCACAAACGCAGTTGGTGCTCCAGGATGTATCTCCACGGCTGTAACGGTCGGCTCTACGACGAAAAGGGACATCGTATCGGATTTCTCTAATAGCGCGCCAACGGTGGACTTATTAGCGCCTGGTTCGTCGATTAACTCATCCGTTCCCGGAAATAACTTTGCAATCTTCAGTGGTACATCTATGGCTGCTCCTCACGTGGCTGGCGCTTTCGCCGTACTGGCGTCACGTGCTCCGGGGGCGACAATCGATCAGATTCAAAATGCGCTGATAAGCACCGGTGTAGATGTGACTGATACGAGAAATAACCTCTCACGGCCACGTATCAATGTTGGAAACGCACTAGAGGCTCTTGCTCCGCCAAGCAATTGGCAAGTGGCCTCGAGCGATGGAACTAAGTTTACGCATGCCGGTGAATGGATCAAAGGCTGGGCGACCGGGGAGTATTGGCGGCCGTTTGTGGCGGACGTGAATGGAGGCGGCAAGGCAGACTTGGTGGTGTGGTTTCCTGGGCGCTAG